The stretch of DNA CGGGTGGCCCCCGCCCTGGCCGCGCGCGTGCTGACCGCCGCCGCCGCGGTGACGGCCGCCGCCACCGTGTGGTCCCTCGTGCTGCTGGCCGCCACCCTCCTCAACGACGCCCCGCCGGTCCTCGCCGAGGCCAGGGAGGCCGGATACGCGGTCCCGGACCCGGTGCCCGAGGCGATCGGGATCGCCGCCTGCCCGGCCCTCGCGCTGATCGCCCACCGGCTGTGGCGGGCCGTCCGCGCCGAGTACGCCACGCGCCGCAGGCTGCGGCGGCTGTGCGAGGGGCAGCCGGGGGACACCGAACTCATCGTCGCCGCATCGCCCGTGCCGCGGGCGTTCGCCATTCCCGGCTCACCGGGCCGGATCCTGGTCACCGCGGCGATGCTCGGCGCGCTGGAGCCGGTCGAGCGCCGGGTGCTGCTCGCCCACGAACGCGCCCATCTGGCGCACCGGCACGCGCTGCTGGTGACGGCGGCCACGCTGGCCTTCGCGGCCAACCCGCTGCTCGGGCCGGTGCGCGACCAGGTGGCCTTCCTCGTCGAACGCTGGGCGGACGAACGGGCCGCCGCGGCGGTCGGCGACCGCACCACCACCGCCCGCGCGCTCGCCCGCGCGGCGCTCACGGCCGGGCGGGCGGAGCCTTCGTGCGCGCTGGGCTTCACCGATCGCGCTGTCACCCGCCGGATCGCGGCGCTCCAGTCCGCCCCGCCGCCGCATCTGCGCTCGGTCGCGGTGGCCGTCCTCGCCCTCGGTGCGCTGCCCGCCCTGGGCGCCGCCGACGCCACGGGCGACCTGCTGGGCCTGCTGGTGCACATCGTCCCGTAGTCCTACGGCGTCCCGTACGGCGAGGAGCGCACGCGTCAGCGGGCATTGGGCTTGCGGTGCGGGGGCTGTTCCGGGGCCGTCAGGTGCTTCGGCGGTGGGACCGGGCGGGCCGTGGCGGCTCCCGGGCGGAGCGTGACCGGGGCACCGTGGTGACGGATCGTCATGGTCGGCCCGTCGAGCAGCGAGTACGTGACGCTCTGCTGGGTGACCTCCACGCGCAGCCGGCGGCCGCGGAACTGGAGTGTGAAGGCGAGGCGGCTGAACTTCTCCGGCAGCCGCGGCGAGAACCACAGCTCCTCACCGGTGCGGCGGGTGCCGCCGAACCCGACCACCAGCGCCTGCCAGGTACCGGCCAGGGAGGCGATGTGCAGCCCGTCGCGGGTGTTGTGCTCCAGGTCCTCCAGGTCCATGAGGGCGGCCTCGGCCGCGTAGTCGTAGGCCAGGCGCAGATGGCCCGCCTGGGCGGCGATGACGGCCTGCACGCAGGCCGACAGTGAGGAGTCCCGTACGGTCAGCGGCTCGTAGTAGGCGAAGTTGCGGGCGATGTGCTCCTCGTCGAACTCGCTGCCGCAGGTGTACATCGCCAGCACCAGGTCGGCCTGCTTGATCACCTGCTTGCGGTACAGGTCGAAGTAGGGGAAGTGCAGCAGCAGCGGGTACTGGTCGGCGCGGGTGCCGGCGAAGTCCCAGCGCTGGTAGCGGGTGAACCCGGCATGCTGCTCGTGCACGCCCAGCTCGGCGTTGTACGGGATGTTCATCGCCTCGGCCGCGTCCCGCCAGGTGGCGCTCTCCTCGTCGTCGGCGCCGAGCCGCTCCGCCTCCTTCGGATGGCGTTCGACGACGTCGGCCGCGGCCAGCAGGTTCGCCCGGGCCATCAGATTGGTGTACGTGTTGTCGTCGGCGATCGCGCTGTACTCGTCGGGGCCGGTGACGCCGTCGATGTGGAAGGTGCCGTGGTGGTCGTGGTGGCCCAGCGAGCGCCACAGCCGGGCCGTCTCCACCAGCAGTTCCACTCCGGTGTCGCGTTCGAAGTCCTCGTCGCCCGTCGTCGCGACGTAGCGCACCACGGCGTGCGCGATGGCGGCGTTCACGTGGAAGGCGGCGGTGCCGGCGGGCCAGTACGCCGAACCCTCCTGGCCCTCGATGGTCCGCCAGGGGAAGGCGGCGCCGCGCAGGCCCAGTTGGGCGGCGCGCTCCCGGGCGGCGGGCAGGGTGTTCTGCCGCCAGCGCAGCGCCTCGGTCACGGCGTCGGGCGAGGTGTAGGTCAGCACGGGGAGCACGAACATCTCGGTGTCCCAGAAGGCGTGCCCGTCGTAGCCGGAGCCGGTCAGCCCCTTGGCCGCGATCGCCCGTTCCTCGGCGCGGGCGCCGGCCTGGAGGACGTGGAAGAGGGCGAAGCGCACGGCCTGCTGGATCTCCTCGTCGCCGTCCACCTCGACGTCGGCACAGGACCAGAAGTCGTCGAGGTACGCCCGCTGTTCATCGACCAGGCCGGTCCAGCCGCCGTGCGCGGCGGCCGCCAGGGCCGCGTCGACCTGGTCGCTCATCGCGGGCAGGGAGCGGGCGCCGGACCAGCCGTGCGCGACGAACTTCTCCACCCTCAGCCGCTGTCCCGGTTCGAGGACGGAGGCGACCGTCAGCCGGGCCAGGTGGGGATGGCTCTCGCTGTCGGTCGTGGTGTGCTCGGGTCCGGAGATCACGTGGTCGGCGGCCACGGCCACCCGCAGTCCGCTGTTCCGGGTGCGGTGGACCAGCCGCAGCCGTTTGCCGGACGCGAAGTCGTCCTCCGGCTCCAGCGGGGACTCCAGGGCCATCGCCGCCCGGGGGTCGCCGTCGGACTGGGGCATCTGCTCGTTGGCCACCAGCTCCGACTGGATGACCACGCGCGCCTGGGAGCCGACGGGCTCCACCTCGTAGGCGACCGCGGCGATCGACCGCTGGGTGAGGGAGACCAGGCGGGTGGAGCGCACCCGGACCGTCGTGCCGGCCGGGGAGATCCACTCGCAGGTCCGCTCCATCACCCCGCGGCGCAGGTCGACGGTGCGCTCGTGGGAGACCAGCCGGCCGTAGCGCAGGTCGAACGGCTCGTCGTCGACGAGCAGCCGCAGCACCTTGCCGTTGGTGATGTTGATGACCGTCTGGCCCGACTCGGGGTAGCCGTAGCCGGCCTCCGCGTACGGCAGCGGGTGCACCTCGTACACGCCGTTGAGGTAGGAGCCGGGCAGTCCGTGCGGTTCGCCCTCGTCGAGGTTGCCGCGCCAGCCGATGTGCCCGTTGGACAGCGCGAAGACGGACTCGCTCTGGGCGAGGACGTCGAGGCTGAGTTCCGTCTCGCGTACGGACCACGGCTCGACGGCGTACGAACGGTGGGTGATCACTCGGTTCCTCCTCCCCCGCCGAGAAGTTCGGCGAGGTCCTTGACGACCACGTCGGCGCCGTGCGCGTAGAGCGCGTCGCGCTGGCCCACGCGGTCGACGCCGACGACGTATCCGAAGCGGCCCGAGCGGCCCGCCTCCATGCCGGCCAGCGCGTCCTCGAAGACGGCGGCCCGCCCGGCGTCGACGCCGAGGTCGCGGGCGGCGGCCAGGAAGGTGTCGGGCCGGGGTTTGCCGGGCAGAGCGCGTTCGCGGGCGACCACTCCGTCGATGCGGACGTCGAAGAGACGTTCGGCGTCGATGGAGTGCAGGACGTCCCGGGTGTTGGCGCTGGACGAGACGATCGCGGTCCGCAGGCCCTCGGTCCGGACGGCCAGGATGTAGCGCAGGGTGCCCTCGTACGCCTCCACACCCTCGGTACGGATTTTCTCCAGGAGGAGTTCGTTCTTGCGGTTGCCGACCCCGTTGACCGTCGGGGCGTCCGGCGGGTCGTCGGGGCTTCCCTCGGGCAGTTCGATGCCGCGAGAGGCGAGGAAGGTGCGCACCCCGTCGGCGCGGGGGCGGCCGTCGACGTACTCGTCGTAGTCGGCGACCTGGTCGAAGGGCCGGAAGCCGGCGCCCTCCCGCTCACGCAGGAAGGCGTCGAACGTCTCCTTCCAGGCGGCCGCGTGGACCACGGCCGTCTTGGTGACCACCCCGTCGAGGTCGAAGAGGCAGACGGTGATGTCTTCGGGCAGACCGAGCTGTGTCATAAAGGCACCTTTCCCCGCATCGCGGCTTTGAGAGGGTGCCGAGTGCCACATCCGGCCGATGCCACATCCGGCGTTCGGTCGCGGCGAACGGTCGTCGGTCCCGCGGCCATCGTGCTCCCGGCGGCGGGCGTACGCCGGTCGCGCGGGCGCGTCCTCCCCTCGGTGCCGGGATCCGTCCCCGCCGACCGGGTGAAACACTGTGCCGTGTGCCGCCGGCCTTCGACGACCTCCTCGCCCGCGCCCGAGCCCTCCCCCGTGCCGGACACCGGGCGATCCTCGGTGTCGCGGGCAGCCCGGGCGCGGGCAAGTCGACCCTGGCCGAGCACCTGGTGCGGGCACTGAACGGGGACGGGGACGGGGAGCCATGGGTGGCGCACGTCCCGATGGACGGCTTCCACCTCGCCGACGTCGAACTCGACCGGCTCGGCCGCCGGGACCGCAAGGGGGCTCCGGACACCTTCGACGCGGCGGGGTACGCGGCGCTGCTGCGCCGGCTGCGCGAGGAGCCGGACGAGACGGTGTACGCGCCCGGCTTCGACCGCGTCCTGGAGCAGCCCGTCGCCGGCACCGTCCCGGTACCGCCGTCGGCCCGGCTGGTGGTGACGGAGGGCAACTACCTGCTGCTGGACACCGGACTCTGGGCGCGGGTGCGGCCCCGGCTGGACGAGGTCTGGTTCTGCGAACTCGACGAGCCGGAGCGCGTGCGCCGCCTGGTCGCCCGCCACGAGGAGTTCGGCAAGTCGCACCAGGAGGCGGTGGCCTGGGTCCTGGGCACCGACCAGCGCAACGCGGACCTGGTCGCGGCGACCCGGTCCCGCGCGGACCTGATCGTGCCGCGGTCGGCCCTGCCGCCCCGCACCCGCGCGGCCTGAGCCCGCCCGGTCCCGCTCGTCCGGCGCGACGGGCGCCCCTGCCGCGTTGGACTATGTTGGGCCTCTGTGGGAGACAAAGGAGGCGCCTCGGTGCCATCGCCGCAGCAGGCACGCGCACAGGCGTCAGCGATCACCTCGGGAAAGACGGTTCCACGGGCGGAGGCCGCCCCCGCGTCCCAGCTCAGAACGATCTTCGACGGGCCCCATCTGTCTCCCGGGCAGCGCCGCATCGCCCAGTACCTGATCGAGAACATCACCGAGGCGGCGTTCATGTCGATCACGGAGCTCGCCGACCGGGTCGGCGTCAGCCAGCCGTCGGTGACGCGGTTCGCCGCGGCGGTCGGCTTCAGCGGTTACCCGGCGCTGCGCGAGAGGCTCCAGTCCATCGCGCTGCGGACGCTGGCGGGCGGGCCGGACACGGCCGTGCAGGACCGGAGCAACGAGCTCCAGGCGGCCGTCGACGCGGAGATCGGGAACCTGGAGAACCTGCGCCGGGACTTCGCCGACCCCGGCCTCGTGATCGACACCGGCCGCGAGTTGTCGCGCTCGACCCCGCTGACCGTGCTCGGCCTGCGCATCTCGGGGTCGCTCGCCGAGTACTTCGCCTACGCGGCGCGGCGTATCCATCCGGACGTGCGGCTGGTGACCCGCGGCGGCAGCGTCGCCTACGACGCGCTGCTGCAGGCCCGGGAGGCCGGCGGTACCTGGGTGCTGGCCTTCTCCATGCCCCGGCACGCCCACGAGACCCTGGCCGCCGTCCGTGTCGCCCGCGGCGCCGGGCTCAAGGTGGCCGTGATCACCGACCTGGCGCTCGGGCCGGTGGCCGACGAGGCCGACGTCACCTTCGCCACCGGGACCGGGTCCCGCCTGGTCTTCGACTCCTACGCCGCGCCCGGCGTGATGTGCGCGGCCCTGCTCCAGGCCATGACAGACGCCGACCCGGAGCGGACCCACGCCCGGCTGGAGGAGTACGAGCAGATCGCCGACCAGCACCACTTCTTCCTCCGGGACTGACCGGCTCACCACCGGTCCTCCACGGCCGGCGCGGCATCGGACGATCGACGTCTCCGGGAGGGCAATGCAAGCGAGCGTGAATGTTTACATACTCCTTGCCAACCGAACGGCATATATAAATACTGCTCACGGATCACGGCCCGGCCCAACCCCGGTACGTGCCACACCCTGCACGGGCACCTCGAGCCGCCGTCTCCCACCGGCGTCGGCACACGGGGTGCCGGGTCGGGCATCGCCTGCGCGAACGCCCGCGGCGGCCCCGGTCATCCCCTAGGCCGGGGCCGCTCACCTCGTCGTACCACCCCTCCACGACGCCGCACACCCGGAAGCGATGACCATGCCCCCGACGACCACGCGCCTCAGCCCGGACTGGCCCCGCCAGGTCAAGACCCCCGGCAGCTACGACTGGGAACGCTCCGCGGCCAAGTGGCTGCGCGAACTGGTCCCGGCGCGCTACGGCAGCTACCCCGCGCTGATCCGCCACCCGGTGCTGCTCGCCCGCCATGCGCGGATACAGGTCGAGCAGGAGATCCGGGTGGCCCGCACCGCCCTCCAGACCGCGCGCACCGAACTGCCCCGGTTGGGCATGCCCGAGTCGGTCATCGAGCACACGATCAAGCTGTACGCAGCCGAACTGCTGCAACTCCAGCACATCGCCCGCAGCGTTCGCGCGGTGACGGAGGCACTCGTGGAGCGCGCCGGACACCGGTGAGACCTCCCGGCCGCGCTCACCACGCGCCGGGTCGCGCGTCAATCAGGGCCGGCAATCCGGTGATCGGACCGGCCGGTATGTGCGATGCTCGACGCGTGACCAGCGAGCCCGCCGTTCCCGCGGAGTCCGGCACCGTCCCCGACATGGCGGCGCTGGCCAAGGTGGTGGCGAGACAGCGGGCCGAGCTCGACCGGCTCCAGGACCAGGCGGCGGCCTCGGCCGTACTGGAGCGGGCCAAGGGAGCGCTGATGGCGCTGACCGGCTGCGCCGCGGAGGCCGCGTACGAGGAGCTGCTGGCGCGGTCCAAGGCCGCGAACCGCACGCTCATGGAGGAGTGCTGGATCACGCTCGGCGCCCTTCGGTCCCGGCCGGACCACGCCGGCGCCGAGCCGGCCACCCCGTCCCCCGCACCCGCGGGCACCGCGCCCTCCTCCGCACGGCCCGCACCCTCCGACGCGGGGCCGGCAGCCGCCGAGACCGGGACGGACGTCCCCGACGGAAGCGGCGGCTCGGACGTGCTCGCCGTACTCGGCCGGGCCCTGGTCCGTGTCAGCACCCCGCGGGACCTCGCCCGGTGTCTGCTGGACCATCTCGCCGTGCCCGTGGGGGCCGCCGCGGTGATGATCTACCGGCGGCTGCCCGCCGGAGGGCTGGAGCTGATCGGCCACGCCGGCATCGACGACGTGTTCGCCGACCTGTGGCGGCACGTGCCCCCGGTCAGCGGGGTGGCCGCGCGCCACGCCCTCGACACCCGCGAGGAACTGTGGCTGGAGGACCTCGCCGAGGACAGCAAGCGGTACCTGCCGATCGGGGGCCCGGCCGGACCGTGGCTCACCCGCGCCTGGCTGCCCGTGCTCAACGGGGACGCGGCGGACGCCGTCATCGGTGTGCTGCGCGACCGCCCTGGCCCGTTCCTCCCGGACGTCCGGGCGCTGTTGCGCGGGGCGACCCGGCTGTGCGCGGGCCGGCTGCGCGCCTTCACCGCCTGGCCGGAGCGCGCCGTGACGGGCGCCGCGGACGCGGCCGAGGCTGTGGTCCACGCCCTGTTCGACGCGCTGCCCGGCACCACGCTGCTGCTCACCCCGCTGCGGTCACCGTCGGGCGAGGTCGAGGACTACCGCATAGACGCCGCGACGGCGCGGACCGTCGACACGGTCGGCCGCGGCGGACGCGAACTGGTCGGCCGGCGGCTCCTCGAGTGCTGGCCGGCCGCCGCCCGGGAGCCGCTGTGGCAGGGCTGGCTGGACACACTGACCGGCGGGGAGCCCTACGAGGGCGAGCCGTTCGCGCGGCAGGAACTGGTGGCGGGCGGGCAGGAGTTGTCCACGTACTCGGTGCGGGCCGCCCGCCTGGGCGACGGTCTGGTGGTCACCTGGCTGCGGCACGAGTCCTCCGACCGGCAGGAGCAGCGCCTGGCGGACATCCAGCGGCTGGGTCATCTCGGCTGGGCCACCTGGAACCTGGTCAGCCGGGAGGCGGTCTGGTCGTACCAGGTCTACGAGTTGTGCGGCCGCGACCCCGGCGACGGACCGGTCCGCCTGGCCGAACTGCCGGAGCTCGCCCTGCCCGAGGACGCACCCGGGCTGGCCCGGGTGGTGCGCGAACTGCTCACCGAGGGCAAGCCGTTCGACGTGCCGTTCCGGATCAGGACGGCGGCCGGGGTGCGGCATCTGCGGCTCGTCGCCGAGGCCGTCCCGGACGCCGAGGGCACACCGGTCCAGGTGCACGGCTTCGTACAGGACCTCACCGCGCAGCGCAGCGCCGAACTCGCCCTCGTCGAGAGCGAGCGGGCGATCCTGGCGCAGCACGGGATCCTCCAGGCCGAGCGGACGCTGGCGGGCCGGCTCCAGCACGCGCTGCTGCCGCTGCCGCGGCGGCCCGTACGGCTGGCCGGGCTGCGGGTCGACGTGGTCTATCTGCCCGCGCAGTCCGGGATCCACGTCGGCGGTGACTGGTTCAGCGCGATCGAACTGCCGGGCGGCGACGCGCTGTTCGTGATCGGCGACGTCGCCGGGCACGGCATCGACGCGGTGGCCACCATGGCCCAGCTCCGTTTCACGGCCAAGGGCATGATCTTCACCGGTTCGGCGCTGACGGACGCGCTCCTCGGGCTGAACACCCTGCTGCTCCACTCCCGGGACACCCGTCGCACGGCCACCATGGTGCTGGCCCGCTACAAGCCGGCCGAGCGCCGTCTGCTGTGGGTCCAGGCGGGACACCCTCCGCCGCTGCTGCTGCGCCGGGGCGAGCCCCGCTACCTCGACCGTCCGCGCGGTGTCCTGCTCGGGGCGACCGGAACCCCGGTGTACGAGGAGGCGGAGTGCCGGCTGGAGCCGGGAGACCGGCTGCTGCTGTACACCGACGGCCTGGTCGAGCGGCCCGGGGAGGGCATCCAGGAGGGCCTGGAGCGACTCGCCGCGGCGGCCGCGACCGGCCGCGGCGGTCCGGCCGGTGCGCTGGGGCCGCTGCTGGCCTCGATGCTGGAGGGCGAACGCCGCGACGACGTCTGCGTCCTGGACCTCCGGGTGCCCACGCAGCCGGTGTAGGCCCGCTCGCCGCGGCCCTCACCGCAACCCTCCCCGCTCCGTCCGCCGCCGGACCGGCGCGGCCGCCTCCGACCGGTTCATCCGCCGTCGACCGTCGTACGGGACTCCAGCGCGCGGCGGGTGTCGTCGCCGTAGACGCCGGCCTCGTCGCCGCTGATGCCGTACCAGAGCTGGAAGCGGGCGACGGCCGCCCTCAGTTCGCCGTCGTAGCGGCCGTCGGCGGAGCCGTCGCGGTAGACGTCCGGAACGCGCAGGAGGCGTTCTTGCAGTTCGGTGACGTCCGGGCCGCTGTCGCCCTCGCGCAGGGTGCCGGCGCCGTCCGGATCGGCCGGCGCGGTGCCGGTGGCGGTGGCGATGGGGGTCGCGGCCCGGGTGGGCGTGGCGGCGGCGCTCGCGGACGGTCGCGGTGGGGCCGCCGCCGCGCCGGCGGCCTCGCCCCGGGCGGGCAGCAGGAGGGCGCAGCCGAAACCGAGCAGCGCGGCCGAGGCCACGGCGACCGCGACGGCGGCCCCGCGCAGTGAGCGCCCCGCCGCGTCCTGCTCCAGGACCGGGGCCCGGCGGGGTGCGGGACCCCGAGGTGCGGGACCCCAGGGTGTGGAGCCCCGAGGTGTGGAGCCCCAGGATGCGGAGCCCCGAGGTGTGGGGCTCCCGGCCGGTGCGGTCGGGAGTTCCTCGGTCGCCGCGTCCTCGACGGATCCGTCGGGCGGCCCCGGCGGGTGCTCGCCGCCGGTGTCCCGCTGGTACTCCCTGAACTCCCGCATGAGCTCGGCGAGGGCGTCGGTCCGTCTGGGCCGGATGACGCGTACCGGCTCCAGGGGCGCCCCGTCGTGCGGCTGTCCGTGTCCGGGCGGTGTCGACACACTGCACTCCTCACGCTCTGCATCCGGGCCCCGTCCCGAGGAGTGATACGCGGACGCCGCCCGGCCGGTTCAGCGCCGCCCGCGGTGCGGCTCGCGGTGGAGGCTCACCCGGCGGCTGCGAGGAAGCGGCGCAGGGAGGACTTCATCGCGGCGACGAAGGCGTCCCTCCGTGTGTCGTCGACGGCGTCCAGGGACAGGTACGGGTTGAGGTCCTCCAGTTCGACCAGCAGCAGTTCGCCGCTCGGGGCGCGGCAGGCGTCGACCCGCTGGATGCCGTGGGCGAGGGTGTTCCATTCGACGAAGCTCCGGGCGAACTCCAGGTCCTCGCGGGAGGGTTCGTAGGGGCGCAGCTCCCAGCGCCGTTCCGGGTCCGGGGCGTGGAGGGCGTACTGGAAGTCGTGGTCGACGAAGTAGAACGAGACCTCGTAGGCGAAGTCGATGTGCGGCTGGACGAGGAGGCCGCCGCCGGCCAGGCCGGACAGTTCCCCGGCGGGGACGATGCGCAGGCCTATGGAGTCGGCTCCCATCTTGGGCTTGACCACGTAGCGCTCGGCCGCGGGCAGACGGTGCAGGTCCTCGGGGCGGTCGACGGTGGGGATGACCGGGCGGCCGGCCGCGCTGAGATCGAGGAGGTACTGCTTGCCGGCCATGTCCGCGCGGCCGGTGAGCGGGTTGTAGACCGGTGTCTTCCGGTCCAGGGCACGGGCCCGGAAGTCGTCGTAGGCCGCCTGGTACTCCAGGACGGGTCCGCTGTTGCGCACGACGACGGCGTCGAAGGCGTCCATCAGCGCGGCGGCGTCCCGGGGGTGGCACAGGGCCAGGTCGAAGTCCTCGCGCAGGCGCGAGGTGAGCCGGATGTCCTCGTCGCAGTAGCGGCGCCCGCGGGCCGGGTACGCCAGGTCGGTGACGTAGAGCAGACGGGAACGAACGGACGGCATGGCTGTCTCCTGGAACGTGGTGTCCGGTGGGACGGACGAGGAGCGGGAGAAGGTGAGGAAAGGTTACTGCGCAAACCGCCGGATGCTCCCCTTGCACTCGGTTCCCCATCAGACTGCACCGAGTGCCCTCCACGCCCGTCCGGATGCTACGTTCCCGTCCATGAGCTCCAGCAGCGCCGCGTCCCGCCGCGGTGAGAAGGCGCGGACGGCGGCCGGGCGGACGCCCATGCGCGAGGCCCTCGTGGCGGCGGCGTTCCGGCTGTTCCTGGAGCGCGGCTACGAACAGACCACCGTCGACGACATCGTGGCGCTCGCCGGGGTCGGACGGCGGTCGTTCTTCCGCTACTTCCCCTCCAAGGAGGACGTGGTCTTCCCCGACCACGAGCGGTACCTGGCCGACATGACGGCCTTCCTCGCCGCCGGCGGCGAGGAGGACGAACCCGTGCGGCGGGCCTGCGACGCGGCCCGCCTGGTGCTGCGGATGTACGCGGAGAACCCGGCGTTCTCCGTCCAGCGCTACCGGATCACCAAGCGCGTACCGGGGCTGCGGGCGTACGAGTTGTCGGTGGTGTGGCGCTACGAGCGCGCGCTCGCCGGGTATCTGCGGACCCGCTTCGCGCAGCGGCGCGACGGGACGCTGCGGGCGGACGTGATCGCGGCGGCGGTGGTCGCGGCGCACAACAACGCCCTGCGCTCGTGGCTGCGTTCGGACGGACGGGGCGACGCGGCTGCGGCGGTGGACCACGCGCTGAACCATGTGCAGGCCGCCTTCTGCGACCCGGCCGCCCCCCGCGCCGAACGGCGGCCCGGGGCGGCACAGGAGGACGTGGTCGTCGTGGTCGCGCGGCGCGGAGCGCCCCTGTGGCGGGTGGTGCGGGAGGTCGAGACGGCGCTCGCGGAGGGCCGGCAGCCCCCGGACTGAGGGCAATTGAGGGTACGCAGTGCCTTTACGGGTGACACCCAGTGCCATACGCTGGGCGTGTGCACGGTGGCGCGACCACCGTGCACACGCGTGCCCGGGTGCGCCGCGCACAAGGGATTCCGGCCGAGCGCAGGGAGTTGACCAGCGTGTACCACCACTCAGGAAACACCGTTCTTGCGGCAGCCGGCTCCACGACCGGCCTTCTCGAGCCCGCGGCCCACGACTCGCGGGCCCTGTACTTCCAGCGCTGCACCTGGTGCGGGACGGCCGTGTACCACCGGCTGCTGTGCCCGGTGTGCCGGGGCAGCGACCTGCGCACCGAGCGCAGCGCGGGTACGGGCACGGTCCGCCACTCCACGGTGGTGAACCGCAACTCCCCCGCCGCGCGCAATGTGTCGCTGATCGAGCTGAGCGAGGGCTTCGTCGTACGGGGACGGGTCATGGGGCCGCCCATCGGCATCCACGGCGGCGACCGGGTCCGGCTGTCCACGGCGAAGGACCCGGTGCGCGGCGAGCCGGTCTTCCAGCTGGTCGACGAGCCGTACGGCGCCTGGAGCTGACCGGCGGTCAACCGCTCACGGCGTTGACCGGCCGTCAACCACCCGCGACGTCCGAGCGATCCCGCTCCGGCACGTTGTCTGCGGCGACCGGTCGGTCGGGCCCCGCGGGTCGGAGCGCCACGGCGGCGAGTGTCAGCACGGCGCACCCGGCGTAGACGCAGCCGGGCCAGGCGAGCAGCGCCGGATAGGCACCGGGGTGAACCAGGCGGTCCTCGGCGCCGATCAGGAAGGGCACCACGCGGGCGACGGTGACCACGGCCCACCACGCGAGCGCGACGCGGCTGAGCAGGCGGCCGCGGAGGGGTCCGTGGGCCAGCCAGATCATGGCGGGCAGGCACCAGATCCAGTGGTGGCTCCACGAGACGGGGCTCACCAGCAGCCCGTACAGCTCCACGGCGACCAGGACACCGAGCAGGTCGTGCCGCCGTACGGCGGAGCGCAGAGCACAGACCAGCGCCAGGGTCACCAGAGCGAGCACCGACCAGAGGACCACGGCGGCGGTGGTGTCCTGACCGAGCAGTCTGGCGACGGCACCACTCAGCGACTGGTTGCGCACCGACCAGACCGGGCCGACCCTGCCGGTGTCCGTGACGAGCGTGGACCAGTAGCGGGCGGACTCGCGCGGGGCGACACCCCAGGCGAGCGCCGTCGCCGCCGCCGCGGCCGCGACCGCCCACGCGGCGGCCCGCCACTGCCGGGTCGCCAGCAGATACAGTCCTC from Streptomyces sp. 6-11-2 encodes:
- a CDS encoding M56 family metallopeptidase gives rise to the protein MTVDVYTPLALSALLAAISPAVGRRVAPALAARVLTAAAAVTAAATVWSLVLLAATLLNDAPPVLAEAREAGYAVPDPVPEAIGIAACPALALIAHRLWRAVRAEYATRRRLRRLCEGQPGDTELIVAASPVPRAFAIPGSPGRILVTAAMLGALEPVERRVLLAHERAHLAHRHALLVTAATLAFAANPLLGPVRDQVAFLVERWADERAAAAVGDRTTTARALARAALTAGRAEPSCALGFTDRAVTRRIAALQSAPPPHLRSVAVAVLALGALPALGAADATGDLLGLLVHIVP
- a CDS encoding glycoside hydrolase family 65 protein, encoding MITHRSYAVEPWSVRETELSLDVLAQSESVFALSNGHIGWRGNLDEGEPHGLPGSYLNGVYEVHPLPYAEAGYGYPESGQTVINITNGKVLRLLVDDEPFDLRYGRLVSHERTVDLRRGVMERTCEWISPAGTTVRVRSTRLVSLTQRSIAAVAYEVEPVGSQARVVIQSELVANEQMPQSDGDPRAAMALESPLEPEDDFASGKRLRLVHRTRNSGLRVAVAADHVISGPEHTTTDSESHPHLARLTVASVLEPGQRLRVEKFVAHGWSGARSLPAMSDQVDAALAAAAHGGWTGLVDEQRAYLDDFWSCADVEVDGDEEIQQAVRFALFHVLQAGARAEERAIAAKGLTGSGYDGHAFWDTEMFVLPVLTYTSPDAVTEALRWRQNTLPAARERAAQLGLRGAAFPWRTIEGQEGSAYWPAGTAAFHVNAAIAHAVVRYVATTGDEDFERDTGVELLVETARLWRSLGHHDHHGTFHIDGVTGPDEYSAIADDNTYTNLMARANLLAAADVVERHPKEAERLGADDEESATWRDAAEAMNIPYNAELGVHEQHAGFTRYQRWDFAGTRADQYPLLLHFPYFDLYRKQVIKQADLVLAMYTCGSEFDEEHIARNFAYYEPLTVRDSSLSACVQAVIAAQAGHLRLAYDYAAEAALMDLEDLEHNTRDGLHIASLAGTWQALVVGFGGTRRTGEELWFSPRLPEKFSRLAFTLQFRGRRLRVEVTQQSVTYSLLDGPTMTIRHHGAPVTLRPGAATARPVPPPKHLTAPEQPPHRKPNAR
- a CDS encoding beta-phosphoglucomutase family hydrolase, which codes for MTQLGLPEDITVCLFDLDGVVTKTAVVHAAAWKETFDAFLREREGAGFRPFDQVADYDEYVDGRPRADGVRTFLASRGIELPEGSPDDPPDAPTVNGVGNRKNELLLEKIRTEGVEAYEGTLRYILAVRTEGLRTAIVSSSANTRDVLHSIDAERLFDVRIDGVVARERALPGKPRPDTFLAAARDLGVDAGRAAVFEDALAGMEAGRSGRFGYVVGVDRVGQRDALYAHGADVVVKDLAELLGGGGGTE
- a CDS encoding nucleoside/nucleotide kinase family protein → MPPAFDDLLARARALPRAGHRAILGVAGSPGAGKSTLAEHLVRALNGDGDGEPWVAHVPMDGFHLADVELDRLGRRDRKGAPDTFDAAGYAALLRRLREEPDETVYAPGFDRVLEQPVAGTVPVPPSARLVVTEGNYLLLDTGLWARVRPRLDEVWFCELDEPERVRRLVARHEEFGKSHQEAVAWVLGTDQRNADLVAATRSRADLIVPRSALPPRTRAA
- a CDS encoding MurR/RpiR family transcriptional regulator — protein: MPSPQQARAQASAITSGKTVPRAEAAPASQLRTIFDGPHLSPGQRRIAQYLIENITEAAFMSITELADRVGVSQPSVTRFAAAVGFSGYPALRERLQSIALRTLAGGPDTAVQDRSNELQAAVDAEIGNLENLRRDFADPGLVIDTGRELSRSTPLTVLGLRISGSLAEYFAYAARRIHPDVRLVTRGGSVAYDALLQAREAGGTWVLAFSMPRHAHETLAAVRVARGAGLKVAVITDLALGPVADEADVTFATGTGSRLVFDSYAAPGVMCAALLQAMTDADPERTHARLEEYEQIADQHHFFLRD
- a CDS encoding SpoIIE family protein phosphatase; the protein is MAALAKVVARQRAELDRLQDQAAASAVLERAKGALMALTGCAAEAAYEELLARSKAANRTLMEECWITLGALRSRPDHAGAEPATPSPAPAGTAPSSARPAPSDAGPAAAETGTDVPDGSGGSDVLAVLGRALVRVSTPRDLARCLLDHLAVPVGAAAVMIYRRLPAGGLELIGHAGIDDVFADLWRHVPPVSGVAARHALDTREELWLEDLAEDSKRYLPIGGPAGPWLTRAWLPVLNGDAADAVIGVLRDRPGPFLPDVRALLRGATRLCAGRLRAFTAWPERAVTGAADAAEAVVHALFDALPGTTLLLTPLRSPSGEVEDYRIDAATARTVDTVGRGGRELVGRRLLECWPAAAREPLWQGWLDTLTGGEPYEGEPFARQELVAGGQELSTYSVRAARLGDGLVVTWLRHESSDRQEQRLADIQRLGHLGWATWNLVSREAVWSYQVYELCGRDPGDGPVRLAELPELALPEDAPGLARVVRELLTEGKPFDVPFRIRTAAGVRHLRLVAEAVPDAEGTPVQVHGFVQDLTAQRSAELALVESERAILAQHGILQAERTLAGRLQHALLPLPRRPVRLAGLRVDVVYLPAQSGIHVGGDWFSAIELPGGDALFVIGDVAGHGIDAVATMAQLRFTAKGMIFTGSALTDALLGLNTLLLHSRDTRRTATMVLARYKPAERRLLWVQAGHPPPLLLRRGEPRYLDRPRGVLLGATGTPVYEEAECRLEPGDRLLLYTDGLVERPGEGIQEGLERLAAAAATGRGGPAGALGPLLASMLEGERRDDVCVLDLRVPTQPV